A stretch of Crossiella cryophila DNA encodes these proteins:
- the pip gene encoding prolyl aminopeptidase, with translation MRTFYPEIEPYDSGWLEVGDGQRIYWETSGNPDGKPAVFLHGGPGGGTSPDQRRVFDPAAYRIVLFDQRGCGRSTPHAGDPATDLSVNTTWHLVADLELLREHLGIDRWQVFGGSWGSTLALAYAQTHPDRVTELVLRGIFTLRRNELEFYYQGGAGFLFPAEWQTVLDQLTEPERADVLHAYHRRLADPDPAIWQPAAIAWSTWEGATSRLHQDPDKIAHYAEPTFAAAFARIETHYFVNGGFYEDGQLIRDAGRLAGIPTVLVQGRYDVVTPLVTAWELHRALPGSELIIVPDAGHAFNEPGTLHHLIEATDRFRG, from the coding sequence GTGCGGACCTTCTACCCGGAGATCGAGCCCTACGACAGCGGCTGGCTCGAGGTCGGTGACGGCCAGCGGATCTACTGGGAGACCAGCGGAAACCCCGACGGCAAGCCCGCGGTGTTCCTGCACGGCGGCCCCGGCGGCGGCACCTCGCCCGACCAGCGCCGGGTGTTCGACCCGGCCGCCTACCGGATCGTGCTGTTCGACCAGCGCGGCTGCGGCCGGAGCACCCCGCACGCTGGCGATCCGGCCACCGACCTGTCGGTGAACACCACCTGGCACCTGGTCGCCGACCTGGAGCTGCTGCGCGAGCACCTGGGCATCGACCGCTGGCAGGTCTTCGGCGGCTCCTGGGGCAGCACGCTGGCCCTGGCCTACGCCCAGACCCACCCGGACCGGGTCACCGAACTGGTGCTGCGCGGCATCTTCACCCTGCGCCGCAACGAGTTGGAGTTCTACTACCAGGGCGGCGCGGGCTTCCTCTTCCCCGCGGAGTGGCAGACCGTGCTGGACCAGCTCACCGAACCCGAGCGCGCGGACGTGCTGCACGCCTACCACCGCCGCCTGGCCGACCCCGACCCCGCGATCTGGCAGCCCGCGGCCATCGCCTGGAGCACCTGGGAGGGCGCCACCAGCCGGCTGCACCAGGACCCGGACAAGATCGCGCACTACGCGGAGCCGACCTTCGCCGCCGCCTTCGCCCGGATCGAGACGCACTACTTCGTCAACGGCGGGTTCTACGAGGACGGCCAGTTGATCAGGGACGCGGGCAGGCTGGCCGGCATCCCGACCGTGCTGGTGCAGGGCCGCTACGACGTGGTGACCCCGCTGGTGACGGCCTGGGAACTGCACCGCGCGCTGCCCGGTTCGGAGCTGATCATCGTGCCGGACGC
- a CDS encoding glutathione S-transferase family protein — protein sequence MAGAQFGKETSARGEWVRQANRFTRRITADGSSGFPAERGRYRLVVSLACPWAHRAVIVRRLLGLEEVLSLAVVDPIRDERGWRFTLDPDGRDPVLGIEYLAQAYHRTDPEFEGRVTVPSIVDTQTGEVVTNDYPNITVDLNTEWHALHRPGAPELYPAELRAEIDEVSEGIFHDVNNGVYRCGFATTQLAYEEAFTALFARLDQLTERLSTRRYLVGDTITEADIRLFTTLVRFDAVYHGHFKTNRHKLAELPVLWAYARDLYTTPGFGDTVDWDHIKRHYYVTHDNINPTRIVPLGPDLTHWYEPHGREALGGRPFGNGTAPASHA from the coding sequence ATGGCTGGTGCGCAGTTCGGCAAGGAGACCTCCGCCCGCGGCGAGTGGGTGCGGCAGGCCAACCGGTTCACCCGGCGGATCACCGCCGACGGCTCCTCGGGATTCCCGGCCGAACGCGGCCGCTACCGGCTGGTGGTGTCGCTGGCCTGCCCGTGGGCGCACCGGGCGGTGATCGTGCGCAGGCTGCTCGGCCTGGAGGAGGTGCTCTCGCTGGCGGTGGTCGACCCGATCCGGGACGAGCGCGGCTGGCGGTTCACCCTCGATCCGGACGGCCGGGATCCGGTGCTGGGCATCGAATACCTGGCCCAGGCATACCACCGAACCGATCCGGAGTTCGAGGGCCGGGTCACCGTTCCGTCCATTGTGGACACCCAGACCGGCGAGGTGGTCACCAACGACTACCCGAACATCACCGTGGACCTCAACACCGAATGGCACGCGCTGCACCGGCCGGGCGCGCCCGAGCTGTACCCTGCCGAGCTGCGCGCGGAGATCGACGAGGTCAGCGAGGGCATCTTCCACGACGTCAACAACGGCGTGTACCGCTGCGGGTTCGCCACCACCCAGCTCGCCTACGAGGAGGCGTTCACCGCGCTGTTCGCCCGCCTGGACCAGCTCACCGAACGCCTGTCCACCCGCCGCTACCTGGTCGGGGACACCATCACCGAGGCCGACATCCGGCTGTTCACCACGCTGGTCCGCTTCGACGCGGTCTACCACGGCCACTTCAAGACCAACCGGCACAAGCTGGCCGAGCTGCCGGTGCTGTGGGCCTACGCCCGCGACCTGTACACCACACCGGGTTTCGGCGACACGGTCGACTGGGACCACATCAAGCGGCACTACTACGTCACCCACGACAACATCAACCCGACCCGGATCGTGCCGCTGGGCCCCGACCTCACCCACTGGTACGAGCCACACGGCCGGGAAGCCCTTGGCGGCAGGCCCTTCGGCAACGGCACCGCACCCGCCTCGCACGCCTGA
- the panB gene encoding 3-methyl-2-oxobutanoate hydroxymethyltransferase, producing the protein MTAVSHGEGQAPYGTGAAPAPGGPTKRVRVHHLRELKERGEPWPMLTAYDTYTAAIFDQAGIPVLLVGDSAANTVYGYQTSLPVTVEEMLPLVRAVTRSVTKALVVADLPFGSYQVSPEQALTTAVRFMKDGQAHAVKLEGGRRFAAHVEAITSAGVPVMGHLGFTPQSEHNLGGYRVQGRGDAGDEMVADALALQEAGAFAVVLEMVPADVAKRITSELAIPTVGIGAGPDCDAQVLVWQDMAGLNQGKAPRFVKRYADVGGVIAGAASEFAAEVRGRQFPAPEHVFH; encoded by the coding sequence ATGACTGCTGTGTCCCATGGCGAGGGCCAGGCCCCCTACGGCACCGGAGCGGCGCCCGCACCGGGCGGCCCGACCAAGCGGGTCCGGGTGCACCACCTGCGTGAGCTGAAGGAACGCGGCGAGCCGTGGCCCATGCTCACCGCGTACGACACCTACACCGCCGCGATCTTCGACCAGGCCGGGATCCCGGTGCTGCTGGTCGGCGACTCGGCCGCGAACACCGTCTACGGCTACCAGACCTCGCTGCCGGTCACGGTCGAGGAGATGCTGCCGCTGGTCCGCGCGGTCACCCGCTCGGTGACCAAGGCCCTGGTGGTCGCGGACCTGCCGTTCGGCTCCTACCAGGTCTCCCCCGAGCAGGCGCTGACCACCGCGGTCCGGTTCATGAAGGACGGCCAGGCGCACGCGGTGAAGCTGGAGGGCGGCCGCCGGTTCGCCGCGCACGTGGAGGCGATCACCAGCGCGGGCGTGCCGGTGATGGGCCACCTCGGTTTCACCCCGCAGAGCGAGCACAACCTGGGCGGCTACCGGGTGCAGGGCCGCGGCGACGCCGGGGACGAGATGGTCGCCGACGCGCTGGCGCTGCAGGAGGCCGGGGCGTTCGCGGTGGTGCTGGAGATGGTGCCCGCCGATGTGGCCAAGCGGATCACCTCCGAGCTGGCCATCCCGACCGTGGGTATCGGCGCGGGTCCGGACTGCGACGCGCAGGTGCTGGTGTGGCAGGACATGGCCGGGCTCAACCAGGGCAAGGCGCCGCGCTTCGTCAAGCGCTACGCCGATGTCGGCGGTGTGATCGCGGGGGCGGCGAGTGAGTTCGCGGCCGAGGTCCGGGGTCGCCAGTTCCCGGCGCCGGAGCACGTTTTCCACTGA
- a CDS encoding alpha/beta fold hydrolase, producing the protein MRQADGVPSLISSPAGLLRVEVDGPATADVVVLSAGLGGGWFDWPAVVRLLAADLRVVCFDRPGTGDSGPALAPPSLAREVAVLDAVLDAVGAPRAVLVGHSIAGLHVEGYARLRPERVAGAVLLDPSPEPPGVGRPFDGEAVFARMLLAFGRVPGMRRLGRALAGWSGPASRRSVLRTGSHTHREVAPLDRIEAVYRRPEVIGAILDELAAYPDLVAELEAVRAGHPLPELPWLVLTAAQALGKPRQARRILACHARLARLVPGGAHELVQRCGHMMPLDRPDTVAEAVRRVKGV; encoded by the coding sequence ATGCGGCAGGCTGACGGGGTGCCCTCGCTGATCTCCTCGCCCGCCGGGCTGTTGCGGGTCGAGGTGGACGGTCCCGCGACCGCTGACGTGGTCGTGCTCTCCGCCGGGCTCGGCGGCGGCTGGTTCGACTGGCCTGCCGTGGTCCGGCTGCTGGCCGCTGACCTGCGGGTGGTGTGCTTCGACCGGCCCGGCACCGGCGACAGCGGACCTGCGTTGGCCCCGCCAAGCCTGGCCCGTGAGGTGGCCGTGCTGGACGCGGTGCTCGACGCGGTGGGCGCGCCGCGGGCGGTGCTGGTCGGGCATTCCATCGCCGGACTGCACGTGGAGGGCTACGCCCGGCTGCGGCCGGAGCGGGTGGCCGGGGCGGTGCTGCTGGACCCGAGTCCGGAGCCGCCGGGGGTGGGCAGGCCCTTCGACGGCGAGGCGGTCTTCGCCAGGATGCTGCTCGCGTTCGGGCGGGTGCCGGGGATGCGGCGGCTGGGCCGGGCGCTGGCCGGCTGGTCCGGGCCGGCCAGCCGCCGGTCCGTGCTGCGCACCGGCAGCCACACCCACCGCGAGGTGGCCCCGCTGGACCGGATCGAGGCGGTGTACCGGCGGCCGGAGGTGATCGGCGCGATCCTGGACGAGCTGGCCGCCTACCCGGACCTGGTCGCCGAACTGGAGGCGGTGCGGGCCGGGCATCCGCTGCCCGAACTGCCCTGGCTGGTGCTCACCGCGGCGCAGGCCCTCGGCAAGCCGCGGCAGGCCCGGCGGATCCTGGCCTGTCACGCCCGGCTGGCCCGGCTGGTCCCCGGCGGCGCCCACGAACTGGTGCAGCGCTGCGGGCACATGATGCCGCTGGACCGGCCGGACACGGTGGCCGAGGCGGTGCGCCGGGTCAAGGGGGTGTGA
- the lysX gene encoding bifunctional lysylphosphatidylglycerol synthetase/lysine--tRNA ligase LysX, with product MSRHTVDEAAIRTALPRWQSRTAGIVATVVQLSVLSCLLLFTVTDLHGDVAEDDYNAPVVLAGEVFNALGLPVEANMVIMLVLAVLGAALRRRKRAALWALLLFQLINLTITLTVLLLDWLFPQALDMQLDLVDGLAGDIWWRPLVTVAISVFLLLLIPAFPARLAIGAWRRALAMLGSGMVLVVWIGWGLTHLYPVSAFEPTDRLLWVLNQVTGEIPPARQLGVVDGPGSLSVTLSLLSAVALGYALAVFFRGVRTQRLMSPAEELRLRELLAEHGERDSLGYFATRRDKSVLFAPNAQAAVTYRVLGGTSLASGDPLGDPDYWPQAIHAWLAEARRYGWVPGVLGASEDGAHAYAAAGLKVLEIGDEAILEVRDFSLTGRHRRAVRQAVSRLERAGYTARIRRHGEIPPHELGKLVDLAQEWRGEGSERGFSMALGRLDDASDGRCVMVEAYDAGGKLRGLLSFVPWGRTGLSLDLMRRDRQAENGLNEFLVSELAAASGRLGVQRISLNFAMFRAVFEEGAQLGAGPVLRLWKRVLSLFSRVFQLESLYRANAKYGPRWEPRYVCFPGSRKLPRVSIVAGVAEGFLPATRSLRRNSARDLRTGEVAAEFVRQVAQIEERARTVRAPAARLPEQVRVRRRKLDRLRELGIDPYPVNFDRDRTLGEIRVAHDGLAPDSHTGVRVRVAGRVVAKRELGQLCFAVLRDLTGELQVMLAVDTLGKALLDDWKLAVDIGDQVGVIGQVVTTRRGELSVLATEWEMTAKCLHPLPDRRKGLSDPEAKVRQRYLDLAVNPDAGQMLRLRSTVIRSVRDFLHDREYLEVETPMLQAVHGGANARPFVTHINAYDMRMYLRIAPELYLKRLCVAGVDRVFELNRNFRNEGADGTHNPEFTMLEAYQAYADYDTMLRLTRELVQRAATAAYGAPIARQRDRAGKLIEHDLSGEWPVIGCYEAISTALGEEVTPDSSRAELRAHNQRAGLTVADDAGHAQLIQHLYDHLVEARTGAPVFYRDFPAEGSPLTRRHRVDPRLAERWDLVAFGSEIGTAYSELTDPVEQRDRLEAQSLRAASGDVEAMELDEDFLRALEYGMPPTGGLGIGVDRLLMMLSGASIRQTVLFPFARPLGRRR from the coding sequence GTGAGTCGGCACACGGTGGACGAAGCGGCGATCCGGACGGCCCTGCCCAGGTGGCAGAGCCGGACGGCGGGGATCGTGGCCACCGTGGTGCAGCTCTCCGTGCTGTCCTGCCTGCTGCTGTTCACCGTGACCGACCTGCACGGCGACGTCGCCGAGGACGACTACAACGCCCCGGTCGTGCTCGCGGGCGAGGTCTTCAACGCCCTCGGCCTGCCGGTCGAGGCGAACATGGTGATCATGCTGGTGCTGGCCGTGCTCGGCGCGGCACTGCGCAGGCGCAAACGGGCCGCGCTGTGGGCGTTACTGCTGTTCCAGCTGATCAACCTGACCATCACGCTCACCGTGCTGCTGCTGGACTGGCTGTTCCCGCAGGCACTGGACATGCAACTGGACCTGGTCGACGGGCTGGCAGGCGACATCTGGTGGCGGCCACTGGTCACGGTGGCCATCTCGGTGTTCCTGCTGCTGCTCATCCCGGCCTTCCCGGCCCGGCTGGCCATCGGCGCCTGGCGGCGGGCGCTGGCCATGCTCGGCTCCGGCATGGTCCTGGTGGTCTGGATCGGCTGGGGCCTGACCCACCTGTACCCGGTCTCCGCCTTCGAGCCGACCGACCGGCTGTTGTGGGTGCTCAACCAGGTCACCGGCGAGATCCCGCCGGCCCGCCAGCTCGGCGTGGTGGACGGGCCAGGTTCGCTCAGTGTCACGCTCAGCCTACTCAGCGCGGTGGCGCTGGGCTACGCGCTGGCGGTGTTCTTCCGCGGTGTGCGCACCCAGCGGCTGATGTCCCCGGCCGAGGAGCTGCGGCTGCGCGAACTGCTGGCCGAGCACGGCGAACGCGACTCACTCGGCTACTTCGCCACCCGCCGGGACAAGAGCGTGCTGTTCGCGCCGAACGCGCAGGCCGCGGTCACCTACCGGGTGCTCGGCGGCACCAGCCTGGCCAGCGGTGATCCGCTCGGTGACCCGGACTACTGGCCGCAGGCCATCCACGCCTGGCTGGCCGAGGCCCGCCGCTACGGCTGGGTGCCAGGGGTGCTTGGCGCCTCCGAGGACGGCGCGCACGCCTACGCCGCGGCCGGGCTGAAGGTGCTGGAGATCGGCGACGAGGCGATCCTGGAGGTCCGCGACTTCAGCCTCACCGGCAGGCACCGCCGCGCGGTCCGGCAGGCGGTGAGCAGGCTGGAACGCGCCGGGTACACCGCGCGGATCCGCCGGCACGGCGAGATCCCACCGCATGAGCTGGGCAAACTGGTCGACCTGGCCCAGGAGTGGCGCGGCGAGGGCAGCGAGCGCGGGTTCTCCATGGCGCTGGGCCGCCTGGACGACGCCAGCGACGGGCGCTGCGTGATGGTCGAGGCCTACGACGCAGGCGGCAAGCTGCGCGGCCTGCTCTCCTTCGTGCCCTGGGGCCGCACCGGCCTGTCCCTCGACCTGATGCGGCGGGACCGGCAGGCCGAGAACGGGCTCAACGAGTTCCTCGTCTCCGAACTGGCCGCGGCCAGCGGACGCCTTGGCGTGCAACGCATCTCGCTGAACTTCGCGATGTTCCGGGCGGTGTTCGAGGAGGGCGCGCAACTGGGCGCCGGGCCGGTGCTGCGGCTGTGGAAACGGGTGCTGAGCCTGTTCTCCCGGGTCTTCCAGCTGGAATCGCTCTACCGGGCCAACGCCAAGTACGGCCCGCGCTGGGAACCGCGGTACGTGTGCTTCCCCGGCTCCCGGAAACTGCCGAGGGTCAGCATCGTGGCCGGGGTCGCCGAGGGTTTCCTGCCGGCCACCCGCAGCCTGCGCCGCAACTCCGCCCGCGACCTGCGCACCGGCGAGGTGGCCGCGGAGTTCGTCCGCCAGGTCGCCCAGATCGAGGAACGCGCCCGCACCGTGCGCGCCCCGGCCGCCCGGCTGCCCGAGCAGGTCCGGGTGCGCCGCCGCAAGCTGGACCGGTTGCGGGAACTGGGCATCGACCCGTACCCGGTGAACTTCGACCGCGACCGCACCCTTGGCGAGATCCGCGTCGCGCACGACGGCCTGGCCCCGGACAGCCACACCGGCGTGCGGGTGCGCGTCGCCGGGCGGGTGGTGGCCAAGCGCGAACTCGGTCAGCTCTGCTTCGCGGTGCTGCGCGATCTCACCGGCGAACTCCAGGTGATGCTCGCGGTGGACACCCTGGGCAAGGCGCTGCTGGACGACTGGAAGCTGGCCGTGGACATCGGCGACCAGGTCGGGGTGATCGGCCAGGTGGTGACCACCCGGCGCGGCGAGCTGTCCGTGCTGGCCACCGAGTGGGAGATGACCGCCAAGTGCCTGCACCCGTTGCCGGATAGGCGTAAGGGCCTGTCCGACCCGGAGGCCAAGGTCCGGCAGCGCTACCTGGACCTGGCGGTCAACCCGGACGCGGGACAGATGCTGCGGCTGCGCAGCACGGTGATCCGCTCGGTCCGCGACTTCCTGCACGACCGGGAGTACCTCGAGGTCGAGACCCCGATGCTGCAGGCGGTGCACGGCGGGGCCAACGCGCGCCCGTTCGTCACCCACATCAACGCCTACGACATGCGGATGTACCTGCGGATCGCGCCCGAGCTGTACCTCAAGCGGCTGTGCGTGGCCGGGGTGGACCGGGTCTTCGAGCTGAACCGCAACTTCCGCAACGAGGGCGCGGACGGCACGCACAACCCCGAGTTCACCATGCTGGAGGCCTACCAGGCCTACGCCGACTACGACACCATGCTGCGGCTGACCAGGGAACTGGTGCAGCGCGCCGCCACCGCCGCCTACGGCGCGCCGATCGCCCGGCAGCGCGACCGCGCGGGCAAGCTGATCGAGCACGATCTCTCCGGCGAATGGCCGGTGATCGGTTGCTACGAGGCGATCTCCACCGCGCTCGGCGAGGAGGTCACCCCGGACAGCAGCCGGGCCGAACTGCGTGCGCACAACCAGCGCGCCGGGCTGACCGTGGCCGATGACGCCGGGCACGCCCAGCTCATCCAGCACCTCTACGACCACCTGGTGGAGGCCCGCACCGGCGCACCGGTGTTCTACCGCGACTTCCCGGCCGAGGGCTCGCCGCTGACCCGCAGGCACCGGGTGGACCCGCGACTGGCCGAACGCTGGGACCTGGTCGCCTTCGGCAGCGAGATCGGCACCGCCTACTCCGAGCTGACCGACCCGGTCGAGCAGCGCGACCGCCTTGAAGCCCAGTCACTGCGCGCGGCCAGCGGCGATGTCGAGGCGATGGAGCTGGACGAGGACTTCCTGCGCGCGCTGGAGTACGGCATGCCGCCCACCGGCGGCCTGGGCATCGGCGTGGACCGGCTGCTGATGATGCTCTCCGGCGCGTCCATCCGGCAGACCGTGCTGTTCCCGTTCGCCCGCCCGCTGGGCAGGCGGCGGTGA
- a CDS encoding DUF4383 domain-containing protein, whose protein sequence is MVVTTRLPTAILGGGYLMVGVLGLNAPGNTLLGVFTADLSHSWLHLALGAILLVGGTAGGRCGTGAQLLAGALAGVAGTLGLALTSSGPFLATTADNILHLSTAMVLLVLGLSTAVSTPPAKPGRYGPLSVATYCGR, encoded by the coding sequence ATGGTTGTCACCACCCGGCTGCCGACCGCCATCCTGGGCGGCGGCTATCTGATGGTGGGTGTGCTCGGGCTGAACGCGCCGGGAAACACCCTGCTCGGAGTGTTCACCGCCGATCTCTCGCACAGCTGGCTGCACCTGGCGCTGGGCGCGATCCTGCTGGTCGGCGGCACCGCGGGCGGTCGCTGCGGCACCGGCGCGCAGCTGCTCGCCGGGGCGCTGGCCGGGGTCGCCGGCACCCTGGGACTGGCGCTGACCAGCAGCGGACCGTTCCTGGCCACCACCGCGGACAACATCCTGCACCTGAGCACCGCGATGGTGTTGCTGGTGCTCGGCCTGTCCACCGCGGTCAGCACGCCACCGGCCAAGCCGGGCCGGTACGGGCCGCTGTCGGTGGCTACCTATTGCGGGCGTTGA
- a CDS encoding TetR/AcrR family transcriptional regulator, translated as MRADARRNYERLLAVADEVFRRDGTEASLEEVARRAEVGIGTLYRHFPTRDALLEALLREQFAELRAAAERLAQVPPRQALDEFLLLFTARISLYRGLPASLVAMLRAPDTALHEACHAMNQAGERLVEQLQRAGVVRDDVPAKDVLALTASVAWLGEQTGDEQQRERLLRVVTDGFNARNR; from the coding sequence GTGCGCGCTGATGCCCGGCGAAACTACGAGCGGCTGCTGGCCGTGGCCGACGAGGTGTTCCGGCGGGACGGCACCGAGGCATCCCTCGAGGAGGTGGCGCGCCGGGCCGAGGTCGGCATCGGCACCCTGTACCGGCACTTCCCGACCAGGGACGCGCTGCTGGAGGCGTTGCTGCGGGAGCAGTTCGCGGAGCTGCGGGCCGCGGCCGAACGACTGGCCCAGGTGCCGCCGCGACAGGCCCTGGATGAGTTCCTGCTGTTGTTCACCGCGCGGATCTCGCTCTACCGCGGGCTGCCCGCCTCACTGGTGGCGATGCTGCGCGCGCCGGACACCGCGCTGCACGAGGCCTGTCACGCGATGAACCAGGCGGGCGAGCGGCTGGTCGAGCAGTTGCAGCGGGCCGGGGTGGTGCGCGATGACGTGCCTGCCAAGGACGTGCTCGCGCTGACCGCCTCGGTGGCCTGGCTGGGTGAGCAGACCGGCGACGAGCAGCAGCGGGAACGGCTGCTGCGGGTGGTGACCGACGGGTTCAACGCCCGCAATAGGTAG
- a CDS encoding TIGR03620 family F420-dependent LLM class oxidoreductase: protein MSVELGRVGVWTWAFEASPWGQVRAAAQEIEQLGYGALWFGEMDGRDAVSQAALLLGATERMVIAPGVAIIYRHHPATLAQAERTLAEAYPGRFALGLGVSNRAYMEERGHTWKPPVRAMRAYLDAMDAAPLTGPEGPRSPRLLAALGPRMADLAAERTWGAHPYFMPVEHTAYLRERLGPEAKLVVHQNITLHEDPAEARRLARSSLAPWLAMGDTTSSRWQLISELTGVTEADLADGGSDRLVDAMIAHGDAEMIAERVRAQFTAGADHVCISVATEFGVPQLGLAQLRELAPVLL, encoded by the coding sequence ATGAGCGTGGAACTGGGGCGGGTCGGCGTGTGGACCTGGGCATTCGAGGCGAGTCCGTGGGGGCAGGTGCGCGCGGCGGCCCAGGAGATCGAGCAGCTGGGCTACGGCGCGCTGTGGTTCGGCGAGATGGACGGCCGGGACGCGGTCAGCCAGGCCGCGCTGCTGCTCGGCGCCACCGAGCGGATGGTGATCGCGCCCGGGGTGGCCATCATCTACCGGCACCACCCGGCCACCCTGGCCCAGGCCGAACGCACGCTCGCCGAGGCATACCCAGGCCGGTTCGCGCTCGGTCTCGGCGTGAGCAACCGGGCCTACATGGAGGAGCGCGGCCACACCTGGAAGCCGCCGGTGCGGGCCATGCGCGCGTACCTGGACGCGATGGACGCCGCCCCGCTGACCGGCCCCGAAGGACCGCGATCACCCCGGCTGCTGGCCGCGCTCGGCCCGCGGATGGCCGACCTGGCCGCCGAGCGGACCTGGGGCGCGCACCCGTACTTCATGCCCGTCGAGCACACCGCCTACCTGCGCGAACGACTCGGCCCGGAGGCGAAACTGGTGGTGCACCAGAACATCACCCTGCACGAGGACCCCGCCGAGGCCCGGCGGCTGGCCCGGAGTTCGCTGGCGCCCTGGCTGGCCATGGGCGACACCACGTCCTCGCGCTGGCAGCTGATCTCCGAACTCACCGGCGTCACCGAGGCCGACCTCGCCGACGGCGGCAGCGACCGCCTGGTCGACGCGATGATCGCGCACGGCGACGCCGAGATGATCGCCGAGCGGGTCCGCGCCCAGTTCACCGCGGGCGCGGACCACGTCTGCATCAGCGTCGCCACCGAGTTCGGCGTGCCCCAACTCGGCCTGGCCCAGCTCCGCGAGCTGGCCCCGGTCCTGCTCTAG
- a CDS encoding NAD+ synthase, with protein sequence MTQLRIALAQVNACVGDLVGNAKMVVEWTSKAVQAGAHLVAFPEMVLTGYPVEDLALRESFAAASRAAVDELAERLAAAGCGDALVVVGYLDRDEAGPRNAAALIQDGKVVARCAKHHLPNYGVFDEFRYFVPGRTLPIVRFHGVDVGVVICEDIWQDGGPVAAYGQAGVDLVVCVNGSPYERNKDDVRGPLVARRAAEAGAPMAYVNLVGGQDELVFDGDSLVVSAEGEILTRAPQFVEHLTVLDLDLTSGGHTGTGDIGGFEVGRTVLSEQPLPAYEAQPAPPVAEPLSDEAEVWHALVTGLRDYVTKNKFRSVVFGFSGGIDSAVVAALAADALGADAVHGVSMPSEYSSEHSRSDAAELARRLGTHYETRAIGEVVKVFVEQLGLTGLAEENVQARARGVTLMGLSNQHGHLVLATGNKTELAVGYSTIYGDAVGGFAPIKDVPKTLVWKLARWRNAEADKRGEVPPIPENSISKPPSAELRPDQKDSDSLPDYPLLDAVLDEYVEGDKGFTELLAAGFDQALVERVLQLVDRAEYKRRQYPPGTKITFKAFGRDRRLPITNLWREHHN encoded by the coding sequence ATGACGCAGTTGCGCATCGCCCTGGCACAGGTCAACGCCTGCGTCGGCGACCTGGTCGGAAACGCGAAGATGGTCGTGGAGTGGACGAGCAAGGCCGTGCAGGCCGGCGCCCACCTGGTGGCCTTCCCCGAGATGGTGCTCACCGGCTACCCGGTGGAGGACCTGGCCCTGCGCGAGTCCTTCGCCGCCGCCTCCAGGGCGGCCGTGGACGAGCTGGCCGAGCGCCTGGCCGCGGCGGGCTGCGGCGACGCGCTCGTGGTGGTCGGCTACCTGGACCGGGACGAGGCGGGTCCGCGCAACGCGGCCGCGCTGATCCAGGACGGCAAGGTGGTCGCCAGGTGCGCCAAGCACCACCTGCCCAACTACGGCGTCTTCGACGAGTTCCGGTACTTCGTGCCCGGCCGGACGCTGCCGATCGTGCGCTTCCACGGTGTGGACGTCGGCGTGGTCATCTGCGAGGACATCTGGCAGGACGGCGGACCGGTTGCCGCCTACGGGCAGGCCGGGGTGGACCTGGTGGTCTGCGTGAACGGCTCGCCGTATGAGCGCAACAAGGACGACGTGCGCGGGCCGCTGGTGGCCAGGCGGGCGGCGGAGGCCGGGGCGCCGATGGCGTATGTGAACCTGGTCGGCGGGCAGGACGAGCTGGTCTTCGACGGTGATTCGCTGGTGGTCAGCGCCGAGGGCGAGATCCTGACCAGGGCGCCGCAGTTCGTGGAGCACCTGACCGTGCTCGATCTGGACCTGACCTCGGGCGGGCACACCGGGACCGGCGACATCGGCGGGTTCGAGGTCGGCCGGACCGTGCTCAGCGAGCAGCCGCTGCCCGCGTACGAGGCCCAGCCCGCTCCCCCGGTGGCCGAGCCGCTCAGCGATGAGGCCGAGGTGTGGCACGCGCTGGTCACCGGGCTGCGCGACTACGTCACCAAGAACAAGTTCCGCTCGGTGGTGTTCGGTTTCTCCGGCGGCATCGACTCCGCGGTGGTGGCCGCGCTGGCCGCGGACGCGCTCGGCGCGGACGCGGTGCACGGCGTGTCCATGCCGAGTGAATATTCCTCGGAGCACTCCAGGTCGGACGCGGCCGAGCTGGCCAGGCGGCTGGGCACGCACTACGAGACCAGGGCGATCGGCGAGGTGGTCAAGGTCTTCGTGGAGCAGCTCGGGCTGACCGGGCTGGCCGAGGAGAACGTGCAGGCCCGCGCCCGCGGCGTGACGTTGATGGGGCTGTCCAACCAGCACGGGCACCTGGTGCTGGCCACCGGCAACAAGACCGAGCTGGCGGTGGGGTACTCCACCATCTACGGCGACGCGGTCGGCGGGTTCGCCCCGATCAAGGACGTGCCCAAGACGCTGGTCTGGAAGCTGGCCCGGTGGCGCAACGCCGAGGCGGACAAGCGCGGCGAGGTGCCGCCGATCCCGGAGAACTCGATCTCCAAGCCGCCCTCGGCCGAGCTGCGGCCCGACCAGAAGGACTCCGACAGCCTGCCGGACTACCCGCTGCTGGACGCGGTGCTGGACGAGTACGTCGAGGGCGACAAGGGCTTCACCGAACTGCTCGCGGCCGGCTTCGACCAGGCGCTGGTGGAGCGGGTGCTGCAGCTGGTGGACCGGGCCGAGTACAAGCGCCGCCAGTACCCGCCGGGCACCAAGATCACCTTCAAGGCGTTCGGGCGGGACCGGCGGCTGCCGATCACCAATCTCTGGCGCGAGCACCACAACTAG